The following are from one region of the Amycolatopsis sp. QT-25 genome:
- a CDS encoding DUF6389 family protein, with the protein MPASRPRARVRSSCVDVDEHRHLFGVVHHETGWEPDVPPLPRGVSAGLVVDPATGWIDAVNQPRRRSPKSGPRPIPKSMNCGDCSAPSHAGTPPGTAGSSWPERSGCPFRRNSEAIRPYGFQERRSGDAGLDDGRPADSSMPRAGNVNMRYQRPSRSRSTRASRRRESARFGQL; encoded by the coding sequence ATGCCCGCGTCACGGCCCAGAGCCCGCGTTAGATCGTCTTGTGTGGACGTCGACGAGCACCGCCATCTGTTCGGCGTCGTCCATCACGAAACCGGCTGGGAACCCGATGTTCCACCACTCCCGCGCGGGGTCTCGGCGGGACTCGTCGTCGACCCAGCCACCGGCTGGATCGACGCGGTGAACCAGCCGAGGCGACGGTCGCCGAAAAGCGGGCCGCGGCCGATCCCGAAGTCGATGAACTGCGGCGATTGCTCTGCGCCGAGCCACGCGGGCACGCCCCCAGGTACGGCGGGTTCGTCGTGGCCCGAACGATCCGGCTGCCCATTTCGGCGGAATTCCGAGGCGATCCGGCCATACGGTTTCCAAGAGCGTCGGAGTGGTGATGCAGGACTGGACGATGGCCGGCCTGCTGACTCGAGCATGCCTCGGGCGGGCAACGTGAACATGCGGTATCAGCGACCTTCACGCTCGCGGAGCACGCGGGCTTCCCGGCGGCGCGAATCCGCTCGTTTCGGCCAGTTGTGA
- a CDS encoding xanthine dehydrogenase family protein molybdopterin-binding subunit, whose translation MTSRVDGPLKVTGRAEYGADHTFPGLVHGYVVLSTIAHGEIEAMDVTAAKGAPGVIDVYTPFDPLELDTPATPFMGETWVPLQDKEVTYYGQPIGFVVAETYEQARDAAMLVEVSYLTRPALTSLEDGLASAEDAPPGRDGGPATLAVLAPGVESIEDALAASPVVVEATYTTAPQNHAALEPHSAVAVWVPDGLTIHSGNQAANLQAAELAMALGTEPSEVHAVNPFVGGAFGGKGRTSIPAFLAAAAARVLGRPVKAVLSREQVFTATAGRAATVQKIALGAEHDGTLTALRHDSWCSTPLDRSFVEPTSHGTSREWYATRNLAISQKIVPLNLPPTTFMRAPGEAPGSFALESAIDELAVSLGMDPIELRQRNNSTAPPGKDLQWSSKHLDECFRIGATRFGWVDRAPRGRADGDWLVGMGTATAMFPALRFPATVEVTLLPDDTAVVATSGADPGTGLLTVLSLVGGESLDISPDRVTPRLGDSKLPPGGMSGGSTATASAGTAIMIAAAKAIDELLALASAPGAPFDGMDVSYADGRVLAGDRTMTFGELLGALKRPSLSVTGSSAPGEEVTKHSFSSFGAQFCEVRVHKWTREIRVSRMLGVFDSGRIVNPVAARSQIIGGMIWGVSAALHEGLEVEDNGRFANGDLASYLIPVNADIPEVDVHFVEYPDTLHNSVGAKGLGEIGIVGMAAAVANAVHNATGIRVRHIPILLEDLLDES comes from the coding sequence ATGACCAGCCGGGTGGACGGGCCGCTGAAAGTCACCGGCCGGGCCGAATACGGGGCGGATCACACCTTCCCCGGGCTGGTCCACGGGTACGTCGTGCTCAGCACGATCGCGCACGGTGAGATCGAGGCGATGGACGTCACGGCGGCGAAGGGCGCTCCGGGCGTGATCGATGTGTACACGCCGTTCGACCCGCTGGAACTGGACACCCCGGCTACACCGTTCATGGGTGAGACCTGGGTTCCTTTGCAGGACAAGGAAGTCACCTACTACGGCCAGCCGATCGGCTTCGTGGTGGCCGAAACCTATGAGCAGGCGCGCGACGCGGCGATGCTCGTCGAGGTCTCCTACCTGACGAGGCCCGCTCTGACTTCGTTGGAGGACGGCCTGGCTTCGGCGGAAGACGCGCCACCCGGGAGGGACGGTGGACCAGCCACCCTCGCCGTTCTCGCTCCCGGGGTCGAGTCCATCGAGGACGCGCTCGCCGCGAGCCCGGTGGTCGTCGAAGCCACCTACACCACCGCGCCCCAGAACCACGCCGCGTTGGAGCCGCACTCCGCGGTCGCGGTGTGGGTGCCCGATGGCCTGACGATCCACAGCGGCAACCAGGCAGCCAACCTTCAAGCGGCGGAGCTGGCGATGGCACTGGGCACAGAGCCGTCCGAGGTGCACGCGGTGAATCCGTTCGTGGGCGGGGCGTTCGGCGGCAAGGGCCGCACCTCGATCCCGGCGTTCCTGGCCGCGGCGGCGGCCAGGGTGCTCGGACGGCCGGTGAAAGCCGTGCTCAGCCGGGAACAGGTTTTCACCGCGACCGCGGGCCGTGCCGCGACGGTGCAGAAGATCGCCCTCGGCGCGGAACACGACGGTACGCTCACCGCCCTGCGCCACGACTCGTGGTGCAGCACACCGCTGGACCGGTCGTTCGTCGAGCCGACGTCGCACGGCACCTCCCGCGAGTGGTACGCCACTCGGAACCTGGCCATCAGCCAGAAAATCGTGCCGCTGAACCTCCCGCCGACCACCTTCATGCGGGCACCGGGCGAGGCACCCGGGTCTTTCGCGCTGGAGAGCGCGATCGACGAACTCGCGGTCTCGTTGGGCATGGACCCGATCGAGCTGCGTCAGCGAAACAACTCGACCGCTCCACCCGGTAAGGATCTGCAATGGTCGAGCAAGCATCTCGACGAATGCTTCCGCATCGGCGCCACGCGGTTCGGCTGGGTGGATCGCGCGCCTCGAGGACGGGCCGACGGAGACTGGCTCGTGGGCATGGGAACGGCGACGGCCATGTTTCCCGCCTTGCGCTTCCCGGCGACGGTCGAGGTCACCTTGCTGCCCGACGACACGGCCGTCGTCGCGACCAGCGGAGCGGACCCGGGAACAGGCCTGCTGACCGTGCTTTCCCTGGTGGGTGGCGAATCGCTGGACATCTCGCCGGATCGGGTGACGCCGCGGCTCGGTGATTCGAAGCTGCCGCCCGGGGGCATGTCCGGCGGCTCGACGGCCACCGCGAGCGCGGGAACGGCCATCATGATCGCCGCCGCCAAGGCGATCGACGAACTGCTGGCGCTGGCCTCGGCGCCGGGCGCGCCGTTCGACGGCATGGACGTGTCCTATGCGGACGGCCGCGTGCTGGCCGGAGACCGGACGATGACCTTCGGCGAGCTGTTGGGGGCACTGAAGCGTCCCTCGCTGTCGGTGACCGGTTCCTCGGCGCCCGGCGAAGAGGTGACAAAACATTCGTTCAGCTCGTTCGGCGCCCAGTTCTGCGAAGTCCGCGTGCACAAGTGGACACGGGAGATCCGGGTGTCCCGCATGCTCGGCGTATTCGACTCCGGCCGGATCGTCAATCCGGTGGCGGCGCGAAGCCAGATCATCGGGGGCATGATCTGGGGTGTTTCGGCCGCTCTGCACGAGGGTCTGGAGGTCGAGGACAACGGACGCTTCGCCAACGGTGACCTCGCGAGCTATCTGATCCCGGTGAACGCGGACATCCCCGAGGTCGACGTCCACTTCGTCGAGTACCCGGACACGCTGCACAACTCGGTCGGCGCGAAAGGGCTGGGCGAGATCGGCATCGTCGGCATGGCGGCGGCGGTCGCGAACGCCGTCCACAACGCCACCGGCATCCGGGTCCGGCACATTCCCATCCTGCTCGAGGATCTCCTCGACGAGTCCTAG
- a CDS encoding xanthine dehydrogenase family protein subunit M encodes MRPFELLAPETVEAAVSSPGTFLAGGTTLVDLMKLNVLTPPQVLDINAVPLRGIDTADGLRIGALERMGDIAAHPGVYPAISRALLLSASQQIRNMASIGGNLMQRTRCSYFRDVAMPCNRRIPGSGCPAISGANRMHAVLGTSDSCVATHASDVAVALVALDARLRLVSTTGTRVVELASFHRQPGDTPEVETDLQPGELIAEVVVPRLDWASNSTYVKVRDRQSYEFALCSAAVALRVEDSRIVDARVAAGGVATVPWRLPAVEAALRGAPATVSAFEDAAALAAEGARPLSGNGFKTSLLRRTIVRALLELTEGSR; translated from the coding sequence ATGCGTCCCTTTGAGCTGCTCGCGCCCGAGACCGTCGAGGCGGCGGTCTCTTCACCCGGCACCTTCCTGGCGGGCGGGACCACGCTCGTCGACCTGATGAAACTCAACGTCCTGACGCCACCGCAGGTCCTGGACATCAACGCGGTGCCGCTGCGGGGTATCGACACCGCCGACGGGCTCAGGATCGGTGCGCTGGAGCGGATGGGCGACATCGCCGCACACCCCGGGGTGTATCCGGCGATCTCACGGGCACTGCTGCTCAGCGCGTCCCAGCAGATCCGGAACATGGCCAGCATCGGGGGGAACCTGATGCAGCGCACCCGCTGCTCGTACTTCCGGGACGTCGCCATGCCGTGCAACCGGCGGATACCCGGCAGCGGCTGTCCGGCGATCTCGGGTGCCAACCGGATGCACGCGGTGCTGGGCACGAGCGATTCGTGCGTGGCGACCCACGCCAGCGACGTGGCGGTCGCCCTGGTCGCCCTCGACGCGCGACTCCGGCTGGTCAGCACGACCGGGACCCGTGTTGTCGAACTGGCTTCTTTCCACCGGCAGCCGGGTGACACCCCCGAGGTGGAGACCGACCTCCAGCCCGGCGAGCTGATCGCCGAAGTCGTGGTTCCGCGACTGGACTGGGCGTCGAACTCCACCTACGTCAAGGTGCGCGACAGGCAGTCCTACGAGTTCGCGCTGTGCTCGGCCGCGGTCGCGCTGCGGGTCGAGGACTCGCGGATCGTCGACGCCAGGGTCGCGGCCGGTGGCGTGGCGACGGTGCCTTGGCGGCTGCCCGCGGTCGAGGCCGCCTTGCGCGGCGCGCCCGCGACGGTCTCGGCCTTCGAAGATGCCGCGGCGCTGGCCGCCGAGGGCGCGCGCCCGCTGTCCGGGAACGGATTCAAGACGTCGTTGTTGCGGCGGACCATCGTCCGCGCACTGCTCGAACTGACCGAGGGGAGCCGCTGA
- a CDS encoding (2Fe-2S)-binding protein: MDISLEVNGRTEHLSLEPGVTLLDALRERLAVTGPKKGCDRGQCGACTVHVGGRPVLSCLTLAATVKQPVTTVEGLSTEDRLHPVQQAFVDRDALQCGFCTSGQIMSAVAAVEQDVEDVREFMSGNLCRCAAYPNIIAAVEQARRADASL; encoded by the coding sequence GTGGACATCTCACTCGAAGTCAACGGCAGGACGGAACACCTGAGTCTCGAACCCGGGGTGACCCTGCTGGACGCGCTGCGGGAGCGGCTCGCCGTCACCGGCCCGAAGAAAGGCTGTGACAGAGGGCAGTGCGGCGCCTGCACGGTGCACGTCGGCGGACGGCCGGTGCTGTCCTGCCTCACCTTGGCCGCCACCGTGAAGCAGCCGGTGACCACGGTCGAAGGACTGTCCACAGAGGATCGGTTGCATCCGGTCCAGCAGGCGTTCGTCGACCGCGACGCCCTCCAGTGCGGATTCTGCACCTCCGGGCAGATCATGTCGGCCGTCGCCGCCGTCGAACAGGACGTCGAGGACGTCCGTGAGTTCATGTCCGGCAACCTCTGCCGGTGCGCGGCGTACCCGAACATCATCGCGGCGGTCGAGCAGGCGAGGAGGGCCGATGCGTCCCTTTGA
- a CDS encoding TetR/AcrR family transcriptional regulator has protein sequence MTTGSVNPRRADTRRNHERILAAAAKSLACSGEVSFNAIAKQAEVGVGTVYRHFPTPEALILAVYQREVRQLVDIVPSLLEKYSPEQAFRTWTTDHLAHYMMTKRGLAEAFRAATASRGELPAGAYEAMVGAVFKLLQANVDAGTVRPDLKPETVLRGLGGLLYLDPKGEWRRDVASLLDLLWRGMGTVRS, from the coding sequence ATGACGACGGGATCGGTCAATCCCCGGCGCGCGGACACCCGGCGCAACCACGAGCGCATCCTCGCCGCCGCGGCGAAGTCACTGGCCTGCTCGGGCGAAGTGTCGTTCAACGCCATCGCGAAACAGGCCGAGGTCGGTGTCGGCACGGTGTACCGGCACTTCCCCACCCCGGAAGCCCTCATCCTGGCGGTCTACCAGCGCGAAGTACGCCAGCTCGTCGACATCGTGCCGAGCCTGCTCGAGAAATACTCGCCAGAGCAGGCTTTCCGGACGTGGACCACCGATCACCTGGCGCATTACATGATGACCAAACGCGGCCTCGCCGAAGCCTTTCGTGCCGCCACGGCCTCGCGCGGCGAGCTGCCCGCGGGGGCCTACGAGGCCATGGTCGGCGCGGTGTTCAAGCTGTTGCAGGCGAATGTCGACGCCGGCACCGTCCGCCCGGACCTGAAGCCCGAGACCGTCCTGCGTGGGCTGGGCGGCCTGCTGTACCTCGACCCGAAGGGTGAGTGGCGGCGCGACGTCGCGAGCCTCCTCGACTTGCTGTGGCGCGGGATGGGCACCGTCCGGTCCTGA
- a CDS encoding TetR/AcrR family transcriptional regulator — MLTKKGAATRRRIIEAAAEEIREHGVGAATLDDICRRSGTGKSQLFHYFPEGKDQLLIAVAEWEAGQVIEDQQPYLGRPTSWESWREWRDVVIERYRRQGVHCPLGVLITEIGRHGPAAQAITRQLLERWQRQVQAGIEEMRDGGSISRDVDPTRASAALIEAIQGGVTILMSTGSADHLEAALDLYLAYLSDGALVRG; from the coding sequence GTGCTCACGAAGAAGGGCGCCGCGACGCGGCGGCGGATCATCGAAGCCGCGGCGGAGGAGATCCGCGAGCACGGCGTGGGAGCGGCGACCCTCGACGACATCTGCCGTCGTAGCGGCACGGGCAAGAGCCAGCTCTTCCACTACTTTCCGGAGGGCAAGGATCAACTGCTGATCGCCGTGGCGGAATGGGAGGCCGGGCAGGTGATCGAGGATCAGCAGCCGTACCTCGGACGGCCGACCTCGTGGGAATCGTGGCGAGAGTGGCGTGACGTCGTGATCGAGCGATACCGGCGCCAAGGGGTGCACTGTCCGCTCGGGGTGCTGATCACCGAGATCGGCAGGCACGGACCGGCCGCGCAGGCGATCACCAGACAGCTTCTGGAGCGGTGGCAACGTCAGGTACAGGCGGGCATCGAGGAGATGCGGGACGGTGGGTCGATCAGCCGCGACGTCGACCCGACCCGCGCTTCGGCCGCGTTGATCGAGGCGATCCAGGGCGGGGTGACGATCCTGATGTCCACCGGATCCGCGGATCACCTCGAGGCCGCACTGGATCTGTACTTGGCCTACTTGAGCGACGGCGCACTCGTTCGCGGGTGA
- a CDS encoding pyruvate dehydrogenase, producing the protein MAKPTVAEQFVQILVQAGVERIYGVVGDSLNPVVDAIRRTPGIEWVHVRNEEAGAFAAAAEAQLTGKLAVCAGSCGPGNTHLVQGLYDAHRTGAPVLALASHIPSAQIGTGFFQETHPERLFVDCSGYCEQISRPAQLPRVLRIAMQHALSRGEVSVLVLPGDVAHLEAAAPTGSGVPVTEHGTVVPPEPQVARLAELINEAETVTVFAGAGVRGAHAEVMELAATVQAPVGHSLRGKEWIQYDNPYDVGMSGLLGYGACYRAMHDADPLLLLGTDFPYDSFLPQARTVQVDHDATRLGRRTPLESAVHGDVRETLRAVQPLLRRKTDRTFLDRMLREHCKTLEKVVDAYTRDVERHIPIHPEFAADLLDELAADDAIFTVDTGMCNVWAARYLTPNGRRRVIGSFLHGTMANALPHAIGAQFAYPGRQVVSMSGDGGLGMLLGELLTVALHDLPIKIVTFNNSSLGMVKLEMLVDGLPDHQTDHRPVDFAAIAGGAGLRAERVTDPTRLRAALEEALSHDGPALVDVVTDPNALSVPPHITAGQLGGFALAASKVVLEGGVGRMIDLARANLRNIPRP; encoded by the coding sequence ATGGCCAAGCCCACCGTCGCCGAGCAGTTCGTCCAAATCCTGGTGCAGGCCGGGGTGGAACGGATCTACGGCGTGGTCGGGGACAGCCTCAACCCCGTCGTCGACGCGATCCGCCGCACTCCGGGCATCGAGTGGGTGCACGTACGGAACGAGGAGGCGGGCGCGTTCGCCGCGGCCGCCGAGGCCCAGCTGACCGGAAAGCTCGCGGTGTGCGCCGGCAGCTGCGGTCCCGGCAACACGCATCTGGTGCAGGGCCTTTACGACGCGCACCGCACCGGTGCCCCGGTCCTCGCGCTCGCCTCGCACATCCCGTCCGCCCAGATCGGGACCGGGTTCTTCCAGGAGACCCATCCCGAACGGCTGTTCGTCGATTGCAGTGGCTACTGCGAGCAGATCAGCCGTCCCGCTCAGCTGCCCAGGGTGTTGCGTATCGCCATGCAGCACGCGTTGTCCCGCGGCGAGGTGTCGGTGCTGGTGCTGCCCGGCGACGTCGCGCACCTCGAGGCCGCGGCGCCCACCGGGAGCGGGGTGCCGGTCACCGAACACGGCACGGTCGTGCCGCCCGAGCCCCAGGTGGCGCGGCTCGCCGAGTTGATCAACGAGGCCGAGACCGTCACGGTGTTCGCCGGTGCCGGGGTGCGCGGCGCGCACGCCGAGGTGATGGAACTGGCCGCGACCGTCCAGGCGCCGGTCGGCCACAGCCTGCGCGGCAAGGAATGGATCCAGTACGACAATCCCTACGACGTCGGAATGAGCGGACTGCTCGGCTACGGCGCCTGCTACCGGGCCATGCACGATGCCGATCCGCTGCTCCTGCTGGGCACCGACTTCCCTTACGACTCCTTTCTTCCTCAGGCCCGGACGGTGCAGGTCGACCACGACGCGACCCGGCTCGGCCGCCGTACCCCGCTCGAATCGGCGGTACACGGTGACGTGCGGGAGACCTTGCGAGCCGTACAGCCGCTCCTGCGGCGCAAGACCGATCGGACGTTCCTGGATCGCATGCTGCGTGAGCACTGCAAGACCCTGGAAAAGGTCGTCGACGCCTACACTCGCGACGTCGAACGGCACATTCCCATCCACCCGGAGTTCGCCGCGGACCTGCTGGACGAACTGGCCGCGGACGACGCGATCTTCACGGTGGACACCGGCATGTGCAACGTGTGGGCCGCCCGGTACCTCACTCCGAACGGGCGCCGCCGGGTCATCGGATCGTTCCTGCACGGCACCATGGCCAACGCGCTGCCGCACGCCATCGGCGCACAGTTCGCCTATCCGGGACGCCAGGTCGTGTCGATGTCCGGCGACGGCGGACTCGGCATGCTGCTCGGCGAACTGCTCACCGTGGCCTTGCACGACCTTCCGATCAAGATCGTGACGTTCAACAACTCCTCGCTGGGCATGGTGAAGCTGGAGATGCTGGTCGACGGCCTGCCCGATCACCAGACCGACCACCGCCCGGTCGACTTCGCCGCCATCGCCGGCGGTGCCGGCCTGCGAGCCGAACGGGTGACCGACCCGACCCGGCTGCGAGCGGCCCTCGAGGAAGCGCTGAGTCACGACGGCCCCGCGCTGGTGGACGTCGTGACCGACCCGAACGCGTTGTCCGTCCCACCGCACATCACCGCCGGTCAGCTCGGTGGATTCGCGTTGGCCGCGAGCAAGGTCGTCCTCGAAGGCGGTGTCGGCCGGATGATCGATCTCGCCCGTGCCAACCTGCGCAACATCCCTCGGCCCTGA